Genomic segment of Candoia aspera isolate rCanAsp1 chromosome 2, rCanAsp1.hap2, whole genome shotgun sequence:
TTTACAAGTGCCAAGATTCCTAGTGGCTATAGTTTACAGCTCATTCATTCTTCAGGATTGGATCAGTGAGTTCTCTCTTTATGCTGTGACATCTGCCAGGAGATGTCACAGTGGTGATGGGCAATGGAGGGATCTGTCTAGGTGAGGAAAGGAAGTTCCCTTACGTTGCCTGGGACTTCAGCCACAAGACACACACACCGTTACAATTATTTTTTTGCAAGGACACCTTCCGATCAAGCGGAAGTCTCTCCAGACTTTGGGGAATGGTGATTCTCATAAACCTAGGCCAGCTAATTAGGGATGATACAATTTATAGTTCAAAACcactggagggcaccagtttgtCTACTTTTTTCTAGCCTAATTCCTTGTCCCTTAAAACACATCTTTCTATGGCTTCCTTTCTAGTCCAACCCCAAGTCACGTTCCTGTAACTAAGCCCAGCAAACCACAGAATGGCTTAGCAAGATGCGCCAGCCCATTCCATGAGTCCAAAGCAAGGAGGGAGTATTCAAGGATGAGATTGCGACATCTTTTGCAGAGCGACACGGAGAAGTCAGGCAAGAGTGAAGGATGTTTGCATCAGTGAGAAGTGGGACTTCCTTGGGAGGGATGTCCTGTTAAGTGCCGAACATCATCCCCAACTACTCAAGACAGATGAGAGATTCCACATGAAGACACATGCAGAACATGGCAGAGAATCTATTAGAATAAAGCACATCAGTAGCAGTAACAAGAAATGTAAGTCgtgtttttaaaaacctgcagcCACGGAGGAGCATGTCATTTGCTTTGGCACTAACTTGCGACTGGTGTGTCCTGGACAACAGACTGAACTTGGACAGCAAAACAGAGGGACTCGGCCTTAGATTTAACTGCTCTTTACGCTCTAGAAAGTAAAAGTGAGCAAAGCAGTAAACCTTTCAGGATCTAGGGATGTGGGAGGGTGATCTTACAGGCTCTAAAAACTCTATCTAAAGATGGATCCCCCCTTCTTCCCCCAGCCCCAATACTTGTTCTGGGGTGGTTGATCGGCAATGCTGAAGGCACCTTGGGAGCTCAGAGTCTGCTGGACAGGTGGAGATGGTGGGAGGAGATGATCAGAAGGATCTGCTCTGGGGTTCAGTAAAAGGTTCACTGTAAACGGTCCGAGCTTTTTCGAACTTGATGGCGCCTTCTGCTCTTTAAAGGATACCCAGAAGCCTTTTCAGAAAATCTCCTTGTAAACTTTAGGAGGGGTGTGAATCACAGGGGCAGGCCTGCGAGAGCCACATTTCTGCGGGGTGCTGGTGGAGCTAGTGGGGTGAGGGGGCAAAGCTTCTTGTAATGCTGTCCTTGCCACTGGGACAGGGCTGTGGGGCAGGTTCTCCTTGCTGTGAGTGGCCGAATGCAGGGGGTGCCTCATGGAAGGCTGGTTCCCGTTGCCGGTCAGTTGCTGGCTGACCAAGGTGTCCGTCAGCTTGCTCAAACCACTGACGAGGTCCCGTAAAATGTCTGAGTTTGCCCGCATGGCCTCCAGGCACTGCTTTCTCTCTTCCCTGCTTTCAGCCGCATCCCGCTCAAAGACCTTCAGAAACGTTTCAAACACAGCCCGATTGCGTCTCCTCTCCTCCTGCTCTTTCCCAAACTCCTCTCTGGATTCCTGCATGAAGAGTTCGAACGTGCTCCCTGCACGttcccccttcttcttcctggCCCTTATCAAGGACAGCCGGGTGGCAGGAGACACCACCGCCACTGAAGCGGTCATAGCaggatctggggtgggggggaatacaTCGAAACAAAAATTACTTGTTTATTATtgaatttgtatagccacccatcccaaGCCAGTGACTCTGcgtggtgaacaatcataaaaacagtgaaaacaatTAGACACAAtgcagaaagaaattaaatacaaatagcagccaagagatattataatccatcagtgtcagcacaatGAGGAAACAGGGCGCTTCACACACtcgggccccaggcccgggcacataaccaggtcttcagggcttctgaaaggccagcagggttggggccatcctaatctctggagggaggaagttccagagggcaggcactacgacagagaaggcatgtctcctggtccccaccagccgacattccttggctgacgggacctggagcatgcccatcctggcAGGCAGGATTGGGCAGGTaggaacaactgggagaagatgtcCCTCAgggaaaataaatggaaactgCATATTTTGGaaaacggtgtgtgtgtgtgtgtgtgtgtgtggttgggAGGGAATGCCCACCCTCACACTAAACCATCTCTATCCAACCCAGTTTCTGACATTTAGGAAGTCACTCCCCCAAAAACCATGCAaaagaccaaaagaaaaaaaaaggggaacacaGCAATACATACCCAAATTCTCCGGGGGATCTTGAACCTCTGGGTTCATTTGGAGCCTCTGGGAATCCAAGTCTTCTCCTGCAGCCAAAAGAATGGGGAAAGCCGAACAAAGGATATAAACCCACAGTCAGGCGGGGTTTTCAAATGGGAATGCCATCTTCCACTGATGCATCCCAGCACTGCCCAAAAGGATAAAAGGCAGTGGTGACTATCTTGTTTCCTTATCActtataaaggatttttttttcccgtATCTGGGGTCCTCTCCTAGTGTAGGCTCATGTGCTTGAACTGTCTTTGATTAACATCCCATGGAAGGACTATGTCAACTTGTGACTTTGGCAAATCTGGATGCAGAAGACTGGTGACCCGGTGTAACCTGCTAGCTTCGGAACTGATGAAACAATTGTTGGGCCCTCTCCAGTTGTTGGTACTTTCACGGTGAATTTTCTACCACAGTCAGAAAAACAACAATTCCTGCTTCTGTTACAATTAATCCCAAACCCTGAGCCACAATACCAGATCAGGAGAGAATGGCATCTCTCTTGTTCCCAGTAACATAGTCAACGAGAAGGCTACTGACCTCTTCCTGCAATGCTGCCTTCTTCCCCAATCTGGATCGTGTCATTTGCTCCAGTTTCCGCTGCTCCTTCTCCCGCACTGCTCTCAGAAGCAATCACATCTCCTGTGCAAGGTGCAGAATAAAATAGACAAGTCTGTCACTGCCTTCAAAATGGCGCCCCACATTTCCCCTTTCACACAACCTGACTGTCGCCATACTCTAACTTTCCCTTCCCCATCCAACGCTCAAGGTTAAAATGGTAGAACGGAACCATACAAGTCGCACTCCATACCGAAGAAGCATCCGGACAATTGGTATGAATTCAGGCTgctgacattttaaaacaaatgataGACTGTTCACAAGTcccagcaaaaacaaaagcagttgaaAGAGTTATTTTGCATTTAAGAGAATGTACTTGTTCAAGTTAGAATGGATTGTTTGTTTCTGAGGATGTGATGGTTCAAACCTTTAAAGTCAGTATTTCAAAGACAAAAGACCTTGCATGAAAAAcccatcatttattttatttttattatttaaatttatatcaccgcccatctcccccaaatggtGGACTCTTGCTTAGTTACCAGAATTTTTGACTTCACAATAGTTTATTTTAGATTGGCTTTGAagattgctattttattttaaacattttaaaaataaaatagcaatcaCAGGCGTATTAGGCTTCAAACTTTCCAAGCATAAACTTACTTGACTAATAAAACTATGTATCATCTAAAAAGGTGTTCTTTCTGAATGATAAAATGCCCACATGAATGCCCATTctttttcaaagttattttttgTTCCTTTGCACGAACTGATCCACAGAAGCAACCTCACTAAACTCTTATGGCTTAATACATTATAATGAAATActacaaaatgcaaaatgcagttTCTGCAACTGAACATGGGCAGCTTGGAgagctaaagaagaaaaaaagggaagccaGAAGGAGATTACTCCAATGATGAAATGGTTGCCACAGTACTTACAGCCTATCCTAAAATCCTCCTTTATCATAAAATTAGTTCCTACCACACACTGAAGCTCCGCAAGAAATTCACTATCtatgaaggaactttttatcatctttggtggacttgcgagaaggctaaaaaattctgggatcaatTATGTATTAATACCCGAAAGATTCTTAaattggacttacaaaaaaaactcTGAACcgtttctcttgggattgatggagaaacagctcgaGAAACAGCACGGggctttgcttttatacatgatcacagcagcaagacttttatatgcacaaagatggaaagaaccaccaattcccacagtggaggaatggatgattaaactaatggagctggcccaaatggccaagttaacagaattgataagagaaaacaccgtGTctagatttgtttctacttggcaaccactttgaGACTGTTTGCTTGTGTCCAAAAAAAAtggagttttgattttgggttttgatgattaaatggtctgattttatagaaataatgttactaaggtctaactaatggtaagagattatatttgtataaaatgcatttatatctgtattggagaaggtcggaagtcactgtttttctgctttctatctaactctgcacttttatagttttcttcctttagttctgtactctgccTTACCTATactctctattttgtattttagctgtactttgaaaatcaataaagttctttaaaaagaagaaaaagaagaaattcacTATCTATCTGCAGCTtcatctttcctttctgtttttccagGGCATTTCCATGCGCATAAACCAAGCACAGGACACCAGCTGCACTCTATTTTAATATTACccgccatatttatttattgttctttcCATCATTACATTTTAGATTAATCTAAGCTGTATTTCACTTTTTCATACCTTATACTGCTTTTTACGAAGGCCTGTTGGGGCACGCCGCAGCCCAGCAGCTTCCTGTTTCTTTGGGTTTGAcattaaagccatttttaaacaatttaaaaagcagaataagcAGGCGCCAAAGGAGACATTTCCAGCTACACTGGAGCCCACAGAGACGTCACTGTAGGGATCGCACCCACACGTGAGTTATACACGCATGCAGGCACACGCACAAGCAGGGCTCCGTTCATTAACTACAGCTGGCGATTGCAGCCCAGCGAACTTACTGGCGCTTTCTTCCTCTGTGGGATTAACTACGTCAAGCTCCGTCAGCGGGAAGGGCTCCTTGAGAACCGGGAGGTCACCTACGGCTGCCTGCTCAGGCACATGCTTGAAATTCAGGCTTCGCGAAACCCGCTTCGGAGTCACACTGGCATCACCGCGAAGGATGCGATGCAGCTGCTTGTAAAAAGGGCAAGTCACCTTGTTGCTCCCGGCCCTGGAATTGTGGCCAATCACTCGCTTATATTCCAGCCGCATGACTTTGGTCTTGGACCGGCACTCTACGGCGGTGCGGCGGTGGCCACGGGCAGTCATCTCTTGGGCAATGTACTCGAAGAAGTCTATATTGCGGTGGCTGCTGCGGAGCTGGTCCTGGATCTTCTGCTCCCCCCAGATTTCCAACAAGTCTAAGGTCTCCTTGTGCCGCCATGAAACGCCCCGCCCCTTGCGGCCATGGCCGGGGCCTGCCCCACCATTATCAGCCATCTGGAAAAATAAGGGGTGGGGCAATAAAAATGCTAATATATACAATATAGGGGGGTATGCGGgctgtggtcaaaaaaatcaagccGGTGGCAGTGGCAATGGGATCAAAATTCCACCATTTTTTAATGTgtgatacacataaaaaacaggcagagcttccatccgaccatcacagctgccatcttgacttttctgaccataccgtgatgcatataaaaatggCCAGAGCTTCGACCCcaccatcacagctgccatcttgacttttctgaccataccgtgatgcatataaaaatggCCAGAGCTTCGACCCcaccattgcagctgccatcttgaactttttttttagcgTATGCTGCGGACATTCCTGATACGTTTCCACAAATGGGGTTAAATTGGCACTTGGAATGAACATGCACCGTTGAGACAGAACTAAGCCCATCACCTTTTCATCTCCAGTTCACTACAGATGACCACAGGATGCACTTTTGCTTGTATGCAGTAGACAACCCTTGCAAATTTTCAAGTCCCTTGGCTACAAGGGCACCAAACCAAATTTAGAACCTCAACCCTATTATAGTCCAAGGTTATCTGAACAAATTATGCACATTCTTAGTGCTCTCTTCTCACACCACTCAGATCCAGTAGCAACACCATCTTGCAAAAAAGAGGGTTTTGTGGCCACTTAGAAACACAGGAGGTCCTTATGCTGAAACCACTCATTCATTTCGGTGAACACACTGGTCTCAACAGTCAGGCGTCCTCCAGGGCTTCAGACCAGAATGTCCTGAGATATTGGGGATGAACCCGGAAGCTTCTGTACACAGAGCATGTGCTTGAACACTGAGCCATGACATAAATATGTGCATGggtccaatgacacccaagctGTATGACAGCCTTGCCCAACGTGCTGTCATGCGGTTATTTGCACTCCCATTTCTGTCATTCCTCACCACTGACCCTATTGGCTCAAACAGAGAGCACTGTAGCTCAAAACATCTTCAGGACACCATGGTGGGGAGAGGTGGGTGCACTTTAGGACTGCTTCCTATTGCcggaaagtcttttttttttttaagattctcttTCTCGGAAGCCAGGAGTATATGAAAAAGGCCACTGCTTTGTAAATCTATCAGCATATCTGTCTTCCAGTCCTTGCACACTTCAGAGCAAGGGAGATCAGTTTAAGGAAAGAATGGAGTGTATGAAGGAAGGTCCCTCCATATGAATTGTCAAGCAGTTCTCTGTTCTGCTGTCTGTCATCTGAGATGACCTGATCTGCTGGGAGCAAAAACTTCCATGATTTGTATGTGGGTCGATGTGCATAAACACACATGTAATTGAGGGCTGCAAGCTCCAGTTACTCATTCTTGCCTTACATACCACCGATAGGCGCCTAAACAGTCATGAACTTCTACCAGACCCCACAATACACAACATTTCTCTTCTCATTACTCATGGAATCAGGGAGTTGGAAGGACCTTAGCGGTCAtatagtccaactccctgcttgTGGAGAATAAAGAGGATGACCTGGATGGAGGCAAACCACATTGGTTCCAGAGCAAAGAGGTAAAAAACGCAACTCAAGCCCAAAACAATCTGAGCGGGGCAAGAAATGGTTCAGATAGACACCTCCTTAGTTTCACAAGagtaagggggtggggggagaattaaagcacagtcagacttgcaagattctcttccTCTGGCAATATAATAAAGCAGTTTCAACCTTCCTTTGGAGTTACATTCTTGGTCTGGTGTACGTAGTGGGGCTGACCTCAATCCAACTAAAGGGGTATCTGTCTAAGCCATCTCCTCCTCCCCTCAGATTGTTTTGGGCTTGACTCCTGCTTCTTGCCTTGTCACGCTGGGAATGGATCTTATGGGAATGCCTTATCTCCATCCAGGTCATCTTCTTTACCCCCTACACTGCTTAGTATGGGGTGCACTAGAATATATCTGACAGACAGCCATCGAGTCTTTATTTGAAGACTTCACATAACATCCTGTTTCACTGGATGACGGGTTATACAGTctgaagttcctcctgatgtctaatCTCAACCAACTTCCTTGGAgctttaacccactggttctgggCCTATCCTCTGGGACAAagaataagtccactccctcTACTGCATGACAACTTTTAACTCCTTGAACAAAATCTTCACTGTTACAGTGAGAATGTggctctgtaatgattgccctagccccaaatactcagactcacaagaggatgctaaatgaaatctgatttattagagtactaaaagcaaatacagagaaagctgagaatgagcaaaagcgcgccaaatacaaacttaaacccttgcttcaaacgtatcccgcctccctcgtaacagccccgcccggcacaggtgctagcaatcgtcagagttgctagcctgggaaagtaaccttgagcgcagtagataagacaaatacattccaaagcaaagccaaaagataactgttcccatcctccccagagagatgaaacacgcatccaattaatgacatgcgaaacgttacgatgcatcaaagacattgaaacggcgaacatgacaggctCCAACTGAGTGCCATTGCTATGAACTGAATACTCATGAGTCTATATGCAATTGTTCCCAGGTTACTTGAGAAGGCACTGGATCAACCTGGGTTCTGCTTTTTTGGTGACACCAGAGCCAACTGGGGAATGTGAACACAGTAGTTCAATACACCCAggggcaccagcttggggaaacTGGCACGAATATGTGATGGAACACTGAGAAGATATGAAAGGGAAGGAATGCACCCACCCAGTGGGAGAACTCCCTACCTTATACTCTTGCGAAGCCTTGTCCACGGGAAACTCACTCTGTTCCCAAGGCTCCTGAGATCCATCGTGCACCAAGCCAACGAGAACTTCATCCTCCTTGCTCAAGGGGGACTCCTGCTGTTTCTCGCACATGGCCCCTTCCTCTTCTATCTTGATCCCTTCCTCAAGCTTTACAACACTTCCCGGTTGCCAGCTGGGCCTGAAACTCTTTGGCTGGATCACTTCAGTACACTGAGGACATGCATCGCTGTCAGATTCCTTCCAAAATTCAGCCAAGCACGCTTCACAGAAGCTGTGCCTGCATGCTGCGATGGTCACTGGCTTTTTGAAATAGTCCATGCAGATGGGGCAGGTTGTTTCATCGCAGAGTTCCTTGATCAGCGCCTCAGATGCCATAGCTGGTTCtctctaaagaagaagaaaaagaggttcACGATGTTTCCCATTTGGCATTTCCTTAGCAGGAACTGCCTTAAGAGGGCATAGGTCAGCCTTCCCTGAACTGATGCCCTTCCCTGAACTTGTGGGACATCTATCACCCtttcttttaattgcattttttcccAGCTAAAACAAGCAAATCATCAAGACGAAAactagaaaatacagaaaaaagaaaacaaagaatcaAAACAAATGTAGACCAAAAAAAGTCCACGCGTAcgtatttttgtgtgtgtatctatgaATACATATGTGATCTTAAGGAGACATACAGAAGTTCTAAGGTAGGTCTCATTCAAGCTCAACTTGAGAAAATTTATGGGCACATCCATGCAGTAGTTCTTTGGGCAACTACTGCCAAATTCTGGCCTTCTTTTGGGATTTTTTCTTGAGGGGGAAGGGGTAAGTTTCCATTCTTGTTACTACCTGGTAGcatcagaagcagcagccagagaagTGTCTTCTGTAGCCCTCCAGGAGCCACTAAGATCTGAACTTGGGACTCCATGCGTAGCACACAAAGGTGttttaaaaagagcagaaaaggaaggaaggaagccaattCTGTAGAGTAAGAAAATCTTTTTCACCAGCTTTAAATACATCGGAACAtacagcattgtttctcaaccttggcaattttaagatatgtggatttcagctctcagaattccccagccagccaagctggctgggaaattctgggagctgaagtccacatatctgtcATGTTcgctgattcaatgtagtttatacatcgtaacgtttcacatgccatggcgctgacgcacgtttctgtttggaagggagctgctgtgagaccttgtaccaagctctgtatgaggaatcagtacaatggaatgtgtttgggttatgttatctgttcaaggccttttcccgcagaccatcagaaaccgttaggagcatctgggattgtgaacttgagaagactctgtggggggagggatttcgtttgcaccaagggtttttagtttgaatttggcacgctttcaacattctcagctttctctgtgatcctgcatgctattctttaataaatcagatatctttgaattcctgctcatgagtctgagagtgttttagaataggcaaccattacataaagctgagaatcccaaagttgtaccattagctcctaccaagatcagtctcttgtgagggaaaatagttaacgatggctgagtcaaaatccacaaccaggggactcgaggagacggctagcttgatgcccgagtcgatggtcaagagcggagaactgaatctcaccccagaaccttcagaatcccgagacctgtcaagggatgaatcgagttccaattctgatgcagaggaatctgacaatggggatgagccaaagcaactggcacccagcgaattgctcgcagagtttaTCATCTTGggtgaagtgggggaaccccaaccagggacatcggggacgtcctggaagtatcggttcccgctaaccccagacaaagaatctactacagtgtcaactgagaggaaaccgggcatgcgaaggagaggggactctcgaacccctgagagactaagagtggtggaagccaaaatagaatcgatggagtacatgttgaaaaacctgtctttttcactggaggggcaggagagacgcggaggagatcccagcttcccgcaaccatcccccatcctcccatccagaccgccagtggagcagggccggagatggctctgggatgaatctccaccccacagagcccagccatcagtatccccaccccgtaaagggaaagctactgtaacctggggccaaaccactcaagcgcctgctggttccactccaactggaggctgagtgagagacttttctgtcagatttgatggggat
This window contains:
- the LOC134488921 gene encoding E3 ubiquitin-protein ligase TRIM31-like, which translates into the protein MASEALIKELCDETTCPICMDYFKKPVTIAACRHSFCEACLAEFWKESDSDACPQCTEVIQPKSFRPSWQPGSVVKLEEGIKIEEEGAMCEKQQESPLSKEDEVLVGLVHDGSQEPWEQSEFPVDKASQEYKMADNGGAGPGHGRKGRGVSWRHKETLDLLEIWGEQKIQDQLRSSHRNIDFFEYIAQEMTARGHRRTAVECRSKTKVMRLEYKRVIGHNSRAGSNKVTCPFYKQLHRILRGDASVTPKRVSRSLNFKHVPEQAAVGDLPVLKEPFPLTELDVVNPTEEESARDVIASESSAGEGAAETGANDTIQIGEEGSIAGRGQ